The following coding sequences are from one Brooklawnia cerclae window:
- a CDS encoding winged helix-turn-helix transcriptional regulator, translated as MGGQQWNPYVRDCPTRQLLDRIGDRWTVLVIGALGDGPRRFSEIAHRVDGVSQKMLTQTLRALERDGLVTRTAYPEVPPRVEYELTELGTTLREPLKALEDWATAHMGGVLDSRRRADQPADAGSSR; from the coding sequence GTGGGCGGTCAACAGTGGAACCCGTACGTTCGCGACTGCCCGACGCGGCAGTTGCTCGACCGCATCGGCGATCGATGGACCGTGCTCGTGATCGGCGCTCTCGGCGACGGGCCCCGTCGTTTCTCCGAGATCGCGCATCGCGTCGACGGCGTCTCGCAGAAGATGCTGACCCAGACGCTCCGTGCGCTGGAACGCGACGGACTCGTCACGCGCACGGCCTATCCCGAGGTGCCGCCGAGGGTCGAATACGAGCTCACGGAACTGGGCACAACGCTTCGCGAGCCCTTGAAGGCGCTGGAGGACTGGGCGACGGCCCACATGGGAGGCGTCCTCGACTCGCGCCGCCGTGCCGATCAGCCGGCGGATGCCGGATCGTCCCGATAG
- a CDS encoding helix-turn-helix transcriptional regulator, with the protein MDHHTEVREFLMSRRARLSPERAGLPAYGGHRRVPGLRREEVALLAGVSVDYYTRLERGNLRGVSDSVLEALAQALQFDEAERGHLFDLARTANERGTSSVSSRPRAAASVRPVIQRILDSMVGTAAFVRNDRLDVLGANLLGEALYAPMYRDPARPVNHARFCFLDPAAHEFWGDWDKAAWDTVAILRTEAGRAPHDRQLTALIGELSTRSEDFRRLWASHDVKYHRTGVKVFNHPVVGRLELAFEALGLSADTGLTILAYNPEPNTPSADAFALLASWAATQWDAAAAGQLGE; encoded by the coding sequence ATGGACCACCACACCGAGGTACGGGAGTTCCTCATGTCGCGCCGGGCGCGGCTGTCACCCGAGCGTGCCGGGCTGCCCGCCTACGGGGGCCATCGCCGGGTCCCCGGCCTGCGCCGGGAGGAGGTCGCCTTGCTCGCGGGGGTGAGCGTCGACTACTACACGCGCCTGGAACGCGGCAACCTGCGGGGCGTCTCCGACAGCGTCCTGGAGGCGTTGGCGCAGGCGCTCCAGTTCGACGAGGCCGAACGGGGTCATCTGTTCGATCTCGCCCGCACGGCGAACGAGCGTGGGACGAGTTCTGTGTCCTCGCGCCCGCGGGCGGCGGCATCGGTGCGGCCCGTGATCCAGCGCATCCTCGACTCGATGGTCGGCACGGCGGCGTTCGTCCGCAACGACCGGCTCGACGTCCTCGGGGCGAATCTCCTCGGTGAGGCCCTCTATGCCCCGATGTACCGCGACCCGGCCCGTCCGGTGAACCATGCCCGATTCTGCTTCCTCGACCCCGCGGCGCACGAGTTCTGGGGCGACTGGGACAAGGCCGCCTGGGACACCGTCGCGATCCTGCGCACCGAGGCCGGCCGGGCCCCGCACGACAGGCAACTGACCGCGCTGATCGGCGAGCTCTCCACGCGCAGCGAGGACTTCCGCCGGCTGTGGGCGTCCCACGACGTCAAATACCACCGCACGGGAGTCAAGGTGTTCAACCACCCGGTGGTCGGTCGTCTGGAACTGGCCTTCGAGGCGCTCGGCCTGTCGGCCGACACCGGGTTGACGATCCTCGCCTACAACCCCGAGCCCAACACGCCCTCGGCGGATGCCTTCGCGCTCCTCGCGAGTTGGGCGGCGACGCAGTGGGACGCGGCGGCGGCCGGTCAGCTCGGCGAGTGA
- a CDS encoding OsmC family protein, whose product MPRPHRHDVRLRWTGNLGTGTSSYRAYSRDLEIDAGQAPTLPGSSAPAFRGDPARWNPEQLFVAALAQCHMLWYLHLAADAGIVVLDYVDDASGELAMDPDHSGGGEFASVTLRPTVTIMAGNDAGLALELHDRVGPLCLIARSVRTPVHHEPTIRLAEQAE is encoded by the coding sequence ATGCCAAGGCCTCATCGCCACGACGTGCGGCTGCGCTGGACCGGCAACCTGGGTACGGGAACCTCGTCGTATCGCGCCTACTCCCGTGATCTCGAGATCGACGCCGGGCAGGCGCCGACGTTGCCGGGCTCGTCGGCACCCGCTTTCCGCGGCGACCCCGCGCGATGGAATCCCGAGCAACTGTTCGTCGCCGCGCTGGCGCAGTGCCACATGCTGTGGTACCTGCACCTCGCCGCCGACGCGGGGATCGTGGTGCTCGACTACGTCGACGACGCGTCGGGAGAATTGGCGATGGATCCCGACCACAGCGGTGGCGGGGAGTTCGCCTCCGTCACCCTCCGGCCCACCGTGACCATCATGGCCGGGAACGACGCAGGGCTCGCGCTGGAACTACATGATCGCGTCGGCCCACTCTGCCTCATCGCCAGGTCCGTCCGGACTCCGGTCCACCACGAGCCGACCATCCGTCTCGCCGAACAGGCCGAATAG
- a CDS encoding NAD(P)-dependent oxidoreductase produces MANITVLGGTGYAGRNLVTVAAGKGHSVVSYSRKVPETPVAGVEYRTGNVLDDAVLAAAVDGADVVVSALSPRGALEGAGTLRAVEKKVADLARDKGIRFGVVGGAGSLLVADGGPRVVDTEGFPDEFRPEAAELAGVLDDLRVSDEALDWFFVSPAGGFGAWVPGEATGTFRVGGDVLLVDENGQSNISGADLALAIVDEVEHPAHRRARFTVAY; encoded by the coding sequence ATGGCAAACATCACCGTCCTCGGTGGCACCGGGTACGCAGGCCGCAACCTCGTCACGGTCGCGGCCGGCAAGGGGCATTCCGTCGTCTCCTACAGCCGGAAGGTGCCGGAGACCCCGGTAGCGGGCGTCGAGTACCGCACGGGGAACGTCCTCGACGACGCGGTGCTCGCGGCCGCGGTGGACGGGGCCGACGTCGTGGTCTCGGCGTTGTCGCCACGCGGGGCGCTGGAGGGTGCCGGGACGCTGCGTGCCGTCGAGAAGAAGGTCGCTGATCTGGCCCGCGACAAGGGAATCCGCTTCGGCGTGGTCGGTGGCGCGGGGTCGCTGCTGGTGGCCGACGGTGGGCCGCGGGTGGTCGACACCGAGGGCTTCCCCGACGAGTTCAGGCCCGAGGCAGCCGAGCTGGCGGGCGTCCTCGACGACCTTCGGGTCAGTGACGAGGCTCTCGACTGGTTCTTCGTGAGCCCCGCCGGTGGGTTCGGGGCATGGGTGCCCGGCGAGGCCACCGGGACCTTCCGCGTCGGCGGCGACGTCCTCCTCGTCGACGAGAACGGGCAGTCGAACATCTCCGGGGCCGATCTCGCCCTCGCGATCGTGGACGAGGTCGAGCATCCGGCGCACCGTCGTGCACGGTTCACCGTCGCCTACTGA
- a CDS encoding helix-turn-helix transcriptional regulator, with the protein MSDEVSGPEFPRPDPMAGVPRLPPGTIPRRRLLDQLSTDAALVVLRGRGGTGKTALVAQWLRSGGLDRLDPPAIRVAWVTTEPSASSRASYWLQVLDEFHALGLVRDRDYQRDSIALNGSGSDVDAAVRRLLTRCGEGLLLVLDDFGPPGDFWDEVVTDLVTGLRATSDLRVVAIGRSPTSLEDPLVQISLPMRILTDDHLALTRDEQAAIVDASHLDLEPEARAALLDAPDSTLPMILRYLLALLRNSTEPGQRISSERLRHVLRPAVQREFSRRVPDPAMLRFLEITAQAPYFDEALARTLTQEESAADLLARAERGGAGHWTSSRGRTVFRYSDHVRATAASLDSKRRAPEAVRATLSEVSRWLAEQDDTFTALEYALRAEDLDHASTLLARVFAQLTWDSGQRIAALVEELPVARVHLHPILAMYRGLMLNAQRGSQLQALEYFASAAVMSRARGSKLTPGERAVLWVQESAAMRLLGQQNAAAHAARKAAKVVERDADHVLDELAQTTSTVLVQAGYSLFYAEGVASAEEVLQRSRVLARQQGWAPQANRSHADLAAMAAFTGCVRDARELLALIDPEAWPESWLNGYHGAMRNIAEAWVAINEGRFPDATAELAVLRPHFDAIEHWELIASPLALADTLAGRGAAAEAWFNTTVRDRTNRRTPPSVVDRASVTSRLLALVTGSSFLGASVRRNSPVAAQTKALESLHLTLAGQDAAGVASLAAAESRPVTALDRMLVAVAGLAAAHRGAADLDPATLSGRVLAILSADELRWPLALLGSAERERMLAEVDAADRNRLAEVFSSIPSLVPATPRGAAHVALTPRERLVLQELTETGSRAELAERLFTSPNTVKSQLRTLYRKLDVSSREEALAKAVTLGLLGGDDARKAG; encoded by the coding sequence ATGTCGGACGAGGTCAGCGGACCGGAGTTCCCGCGGCCGGATCCGATGGCGGGCGTGCCGCGTCTCCCACCCGGCACCATCCCCCGCCGGCGCCTGCTCGACCAGCTGTCGACCGACGCAGCCCTCGTCGTCCTGCGCGGCCGGGGCGGCACCGGGAAGACGGCGCTGGTCGCACAGTGGTTGCGTTCCGGTGGCCTCGACCGCCTCGATCCGCCGGCGATCAGGGTCGCCTGGGTGACCACGGAGCCCTCGGCGTCCTCACGGGCGAGCTACTGGCTGCAGGTGCTGGACGAGTTCCACGCCCTCGGCCTGGTTCGCGATCGCGACTACCAGCGCGACAGCATCGCCCTGAACGGCTCCGGCAGCGACGTCGACGCGGCCGTCCGCCGGTTGCTGACCCGGTGCGGCGAGGGGCTGCTGCTGGTATTGGACGACTTCGGCCCGCCCGGTGATTTCTGGGACGAGGTCGTCACCGACCTGGTGACGGGGTTGCGCGCCACGTCCGATCTTCGCGTGGTGGCCATCGGACGCTCCCCCACCTCGTTGGAGGACCCACTGGTGCAGATCAGTCTGCCGATGCGCATCCTGACCGACGACCACCTCGCGCTGACGAGGGACGAACAGGCCGCGATCGTGGACGCCAGCCACCTGGACCTGGAACCCGAGGCGCGAGCCGCGCTGCTCGACGCACCCGACTCGACGCTGCCGATGATCCTGCGCTACCTGCTCGCACTGCTGAGGAACTCCACCGAGCCCGGTCAGCGGATCTCGTCGGAACGGCTCCGGCACGTGCTGCGACCGGCCGTGCAGCGGGAGTTCTCCCGGCGGGTCCCCGATCCGGCGATGCTCCGCTTCCTCGAGATCACCGCCCAGGCACCCTATTTCGACGAGGCCCTGGCGCGGACCCTGACCCAGGAGGAATCAGCGGCCGACCTTCTCGCGCGGGCCGAGCGCGGCGGGGCGGGGCACTGGACGAGTTCGCGTGGCCGCACCGTGTTCCGGTACAGCGACCATGTCCGGGCCACCGCAGCGTCCCTCGACTCGAAGCGCCGGGCGCCGGAAGCCGTGCGGGCGACGCTGTCCGAGGTCTCCCGCTGGCTCGCCGAGCAGGACGACACCTTCACCGCCCTGGAGTACGCCCTGCGAGCCGAGGATCTCGACCACGCGTCCACCCTGCTCGCCCGGGTGTTCGCCCAACTGACCTGGGACAGCGGTCAGCGGATCGCGGCGCTGGTGGAGGAGCTGCCGGTGGCACGCGTCCACCTCCACCCGATCCTCGCCATGTACCGGGGACTGATGCTCAACGCGCAGCGGGGCAGCCAACTGCAGGCGCTGGAGTACTTCGCCTCGGCAGCCGTCATGTCGAGGGCGCGAGGCTCAAAGCTGACGCCGGGTGAGCGCGCCGTGCTGTGGGTGCAGGAATCGGCGGCCATGCGGTTGTTGGGCCAGCAGAACGCCGCCGCGCACGCCGCCCGCAAGGCGGCCAAGGTCGTCGAACGCGACGCCGATCACGTGCTGGACGAACTCGCGCAGACCACATCGACCGTTCTGGTACAAGCCGGCTACTCCCTGTTCTATGCCGAGGGCGTGGCCTCGGCGGAGGAGGTGCTCCAGCGCAGCCGGGTGCTGGCCAGACAACAGGGGTGGGCTCCCCAGGCCAACCGGAGCCATGCGGATCTCGCCGCGATGGCGGCCTTCACCGGGTGCGTGCGCGATGCACGGGAGCTCCTGGCGCTCATCGATCCGGAGGCGTGGCCGGAGAGCTGGCTGAACGGCTACCACGGGGCGATGCGCAACATCGCCGAGGCATGGGTGGCGATCAACGAGGGCCGGTTCCCCGACGCGACGGCCGAACTCGCCGTGCTGCGCCCGCATTTCGACGCGATCGAGCACTGGGAGTTGATCGCGTCCCCATTGGCGCTCGCCGACACGCTGGCAGGACGCGGGGCCGCGGCCGAGGCATGGTTCAACACGACCGTCCGTGATCGCACCAACCGGCGGACGCCGCCTTCGGTGGTCGACCGGGCGTCGGTGACCAGCCGATTGCTCGCGCTGGTGACCGGCTCGAGTTTCCTGGGCGCATCGGTGCGGCGCAACTCACCGGTCGCAGCGCAGACGAAGGCACTGGAGAGTCTGCATCTCACGCTGGCCGGCCAGGACGCCGCGGGCGTCGCCTCGCTCGCCGCCGCCGAGTCCCGGCCCGTCACCGCGCTGGACCGAATGCTCGTGGCCGTCGCAGGGCTGGCCGCCGCGCACCGGGGCGCCGCCGACCTGGACCCGGCCACATTGAGCGGACGGGTGCTGGCCATCCTCTCCGCGGACGAGCTGCGCTGGCCACTGGCGTTGCTCGGTTCGGCAGAACGCGAACGGATGCTCGCGGAGGTCGATGCCGCCGACCGGAACCGTCTCGCCGAAGTCTTCTCATCGATTCCCTCGCTGGTGCCCGCGACGCCGCGCGGAGCCGCGCATGTGGCTCTCACCCCACGGGAACGGCTGGTGCTGCAGGAGCTCACCGAGACAGGAAGCCGCGCGGAGCTCGCCGAGCGGCTGTTCACTTCGCCGAACACGGTGAAGTCGCAGCTTCGTACCCTGTATCGCAAGTTGGACGTCTCGTCCCGGGAGGAGGCGCTCGCGAAGGCGGTCACACTCGGACTGCTCGGCGGTGACGATGCGCGCAAGGCGGGATGA
- a CDS encoding carboxymuconolactone decarboxylase family protein, giving the protein MTANDTARRNHDELFPNHRSTLSQTDPELIAYFDDFAFDEVLRHGDLPRSTRLMTQLAALIGMGALGEFRVMLSAALTAGVTPVQVKEIVYQAVPYAGMGRVVDFVHAVNEELVRRGVPLPLPSQSTTTPQTRLEQGRRVQGEIIGAEVLESLYAGSPADELHIQRFLSGNCFGDHYTRTGLDIPTRELLTLSILVAQGGCEPQVRGHVRANLNVGNGRETLIDVVTQLLPYIGYPRTLNALRAIDDIVPPEPQGETSDMARNEDVKDGVVFPAGEPNDRFARYFTGASYLQTLVGDPRFDVSVGNVTFEPGCRNNWHIHHDGYQLLLVTGGEGWFQEAGESARPLRPGDVVEIADGVKHWHGAAKDSWFSHIAITKGTSEWLEPVSDEEYAALG; this is encoded by the coding sequence ATGACAGCCAACGACACCGCGCGCCGCAACCATGACGAGCTTTTCCCGAACCATCGCTCGACCTTGTCACAGACCGATCCGGAGCTCATCGCCTACTTCGACGACTTCGCCTTCGACGAGGTGCTGCGGCATGGTGACCTGCCGCGGTCCACCCGCCTGATGACCCAGCTCGCGGCGCTGATCGGCATGGGGGCCCTGGGCGAGTTCCGGGTGATGCTGTCCGCCGCGCTCACGGCCGGTGTCACCCCTGTGCAGGTCAAGGAGATCGTGTACCAGGCAGTTCCCTACGCGGGCATGGGCAGGGTCGTCGACTTCGTCCATGCGGTCAACGAGGAACTCGTCCGGCGCGGTGTGCCGTTGCCGCTTCCCAGCCAGTCGACGACGACGCCGCAGACGCGTCTTGAGCAGGGCAGGAGGGTCCAGGGCGAGATCATCGGCGCCGAGGTCCTCGAATCCCTCTATGCCGGTTCCCCGGCGGACGAACTCCACATACAGCGGTTCCTGTCGGGCAACTGCTTCGGCGATCACTACACCCGCACCGGGCTCGACATCCCGACTCGCGAGTTGTTGACTCTGTCGATCCTCGTGGCGCAGGGGGGCTGCGAGCCGCAGGTACGGGGCCACGTGCGCGCCAACCTGAATGTCGGCAACGGCCGGGAGACCTTGATCGACGTGGTGACCCAGCTGCTGCCCTACATCGGATACCCGCGCACGCTCAATGCCCTCAGAGCGATCGACGACATCGTTCCACCCGAACCACAAGGAGAGACAAGCGACATGGCACGTAATGAGGACGTCAAGGACGGGGTCGTCTTCCCTGCGGGGGAGCCCAACGACCGGTTCGCCCGGTACTTCACGGGCGCGAGTTACCTGCAGACGCTCGTGGGCGATCCGCGCTTCGACGTGTCGGTGGGCAACGTGACGTTCGAGCCGGGCTGCCGCAACAACTGGCACATCCATCACGACGGGTATCAGCTGCTGCTGGTCACCGGCGGCGAGGGCTGGTTCCAGGAGGCGGGGGAATCCGCTCGGCCGCTGAGGCCCGGGGACGTCGTCGAGATCGCCGACGGGGTGAAGCACTGGCACGGCGCGGCGAAGGACAGCTGGTTCTCCCATATCGCGATCACCAAGGGGACGAGCGAGTGGCTCGAACCCGTCAGTGACGAGGAGTATGCCGCTCTCGGCTGA
- a CDS encoding SDR family oxidoreductase, whose amino-acid sequence MSRIMIIGGHGKVALRLAPLLVARGDEVAAVVRNPAHAADVAATGARPVVADVEGLDVDGLTDLVGGYDAVVWSAGAGGGDPARTYAVDRDAAIRSMDAARAAGVLRYVMVSYIGSRRDHGVPPADSFFPYAEAKAAADEHLRSSGLDWTILAPGPLTLDEPTGLIEVGEDLGDGRVSRGDVAGVVAAVLADDSTIGRTLPFGNGRTPIAQAVRG is encoded by the coding sequence ATGTCGCGCATCATGATCATCGGTGGCCACGGCAAGGTGGCCCTACGCCTGGCGCCGTTGCTCGTCGCGAGGGGCGACGAGGTCGCGGCCGTCGTCCGCAACCCCGCACACGCAGCCGACGTCGCGGCGACCGGGGCGCGTCCCGTGGTCGCCGACGTCGAGGGTCTCGACGTGGACGGCCTCACCGACCTCGTCGGTGGGTACGACGCCGTCGTGTGGTCGGCGGGAGCCGGCGGTGGCGACCCGGCACGCACCTACGCGGTCGACCGTGACGCGGCCATCCGCTCGATGGACGCGGCACGCGCGGCCGGCGTCCTCCGCTACGTCATGGTGTCCTACATCGGCTCGCGGCGCGACCACGGAGTGCCCCCGGCCGACTCGTTCTTCCCGTACGCCGAGGCCAAGGCCGCCGCGGACGAGCACCTGCGATCGTCCGGCCTGGACTGGACGATCCTCGCCCCCGGCCCCCTCACGCTGGACGAGCCGACCGGGCTCATCGAGGTGGGCGAGGATCTCGGCGACGGACGCGTGTCGCGTGGGGACGTCGCCGGGGTCGTGGCGGCGGTGCTCGCCGACGACTCGACGATCGGGCGGACGCTGCCCTTCGGCAACGGGCGGACGCCGATCGCGCAGGCCGTCCGCGGCTGA
- a CDS encoding TetR/AcrR family transcriptional regulator — protein sequence MGRTVGRSAEDTRRLLLDAAGEVIRNRGVHASLDDVARLAGVSKGGLIYHFASKDELLLELARDLLQSFRSDIVSQLDPDDTMPGRLTRAYVRALFTPAEDEAAARKALALITQLMTIPAVAELARLDAEELRRELDADGLPTDVLVLVTAAADGVDSAPLWGASADGPEYRRLGDRLIELTRRPELWNGLPWGEG from the coding sequence GTGGGACGTACCGTGGGCCGATCGGCCGAGGACACCCGGCGACTGCTGCTCGACGCGGCGGGCGAGGTCATCCGCAACCGGGGCGTCCACGCATCCCTGGACGATGTGGCCCGCCTGGCCGGAGTCTCCAAGGGAGGGCTGATCTATCACTTCGCGAGCAAGGACGAACTGCTCCTCGAACTCGCCCGCGACCTGCTGCAGTCGTTTCGCTCCGACATCGTCTCCCAACTCGACCCCGACGACACCATGCCGGGCCGACTGACCCGCGCCTACGTCCGGGCGTTGTTCACCCCGGCCGAGGACGAAGCCGCCGCCCGGAAGGCGCTCGCGCTCATCACCCAGCTCATGACCATTCCCGCGGTCGCCGAACTGGCGCGACTCGATGCCGAGGAGCTCCGGAGGGAGTTGGACGCCGACGGTCTGCCGACTGATGTCCTCGTCCTGGTGACCGCAGCCGCCGACGGTGTCGACAGCGCGCCGCTGTGGGGTGCCTCGGCCGACGGGCCGGAGTACCGCAGACTGGGGGATCGCCTGATCGAGCTCACCCGCCGGCCCGAGTTGTGGAACGGGCTGCCCTGGGGCGAGGGCTGA
- a CDS encoding alpha/beta hydrolase family protein has protein sequence MVDWLTDAPGAETQHVVFPSGSATLHGLLYTPGGNRPHPSVALFHGFPGWENNGDIAYALARVGWAVFVPHYHGNWGMPGDWSWAHAIEDAAAATDLLGDHEFAERYNLDPTQVAVAGNSLGGFLALMTAAARPGIASVASIAGFDFGAAAEQFRASPETRNAYVDLWHEDTAVLSGTNGEALISEIEAAGDAWSLRALAPRLRDRRVLLVAGERDTVAPPDMHHEPLVRALRSAGGAPTTQVLDTTHSFTDQRLALTALLVDFLGTPAR, from the coding sequence ATGGTGGATTGGCTCACGGACGCCCCCGGCGCGGAGACCCAGCACGTCGTCTTCCCTAGCGGTTCCGCGACCCTGCACGGGCTGCTCTACACGCCGGGTGGCAACCGACCTCATCCCTCCGTGGCGCTCTTCCACGGCTTCCCCGGCTGGGAGAACAACGGCGACATCGCCTACGCGCTCGCCCGGGTGGGCTGGGCGGTGTTCGTGCCCCACTACCACGGGAACTGGGGCATGCCGGGCGATTGGTCCTGGGCCCACGCGATCGAGGACGCGGCAGCAGCCACCGACCTGCTCGGCGACCACGAATTCGCAGAGCGGTACAACCTCGATCCCACCCAGGTGGCCGTGGCCGGCAACAGTCTCGGCGGTTTCCTCGCGCTCATGACCGCCGCGGCCCGCCCGGGCATCGCCTCGGTGGCGTCGATCGCGGGCTTCGACTTCGGTGCCGCCGCCGAACAGTTCCGAGCCTCCCCGGAGACCCGGAATGCCTACGTCGACCTGTGGCACGAGGACACGGCCGTGCTCTCCGGTACGAACGGCGAGGCTCTCATCAGCGAGATCGAGGCCGCCGGGGACGCATGGAGCCTGCGCGCGCTCGCACCCCGGCTGAGGGATCGTCGGGTGCTGCTCGTCGCGGGCGAGCGCGACACGGTCGCTCCCCCGGACATGCACCACGAGCCGCTCGTCCGGGCGCTTCGCAGCGCCGGGGGCGCCCCCACCACCCAGGTGCTCGACACGACCCACTCGTTCACGGATCAGCGCCTGGCGCTCACTGCCCTGCTCGTCGATTTCCTCGGTACGCCCGCCCGCTGA
- a CDS encoding PH domain-containing protein: METSEILAWTLVAECPIPQDVQPLLAQGEQPVAAYRTFRDTAIFTNMRLIVRDAQGMMGKKIEIYSLPYSRIDMWSSENAGTLDWNSELEMWTRVGHIKVKLGKGIDVRRLDNLIANLVLHSR; encoded by the coding sequence ATGGAGACATCAGAGATTCTCGCCTGGACGCTAGTAGCCGAATGCCCGATTCCGCAGGACGTGCAGCCGCTGCTCGCCCAGGGCGAGCAGCCCGTGGCCGCCTACCGCACCTTCCGCGACACCGCGATCTTCACCAACATGCGCCTGATCGTCCGCGACGCCCAGGGCATGATGGGAAAGAAGATCGAGATCTACTCACTGCCGTACTCACGGATCGACATGTGGTCGTCGGAAAACGCCGGCACGCTCGACTGGAATTCCGAACTGGAGATGTGGACTCGTGTCGGCCACATCAAGGTGAAGCTCGGGAAAGGTATCGACGTGCGCAGGCTCGACAACCTGATCGCCAATCTCGTGCTCCATTCGCGCTAG
- a CDS encoding Fic family protein, translating into MIEYLALDDLLALVGDLGVGPIRDIGLLDSAVHRPRVSVFGDDAYPGLDDKAAVLLESLVRNHALIDGDKRLGWLVTVVFYGLNGVCLDAPDDDAYDVVVAMASGNIAYQEAAMQLAQWHQA; encoded by the coding sequence GTGATCGAGTACCTAGCCCTGGACGATCTGCTCGCGTTGGTCGGCGACCTGGGCGTCGGACCGATCCGCGACATCGGGCTCCTCGACTCCGCCGTGCACCGACCTCGAGTCAGTGTGTTCGGCGATGATGCGTATCCCGGCCTCGATGACAAAGCAGCGGTTCTTCTCGAGTCCTTGGTCCGCAATCACGCCCTGATCGACGGCGACAAACGCCTCGGCTGGCTTGTGACTGTTGTCTTCTACGGTCTGAACGGCGTCTGTCTCGACGCTCCCGACGACGATGCTTACGACGTGGTCGTGGCGATGGCCAGCGGAAACATCGCCTATCAAGAGGCGGCCATGCAGTTGGCCCAGTGGCATCAGGCCTGA
- a CDS encoding MFS transporter codes for MTLRPHSASVLSGRRRWAALAVLGAAVLLLAIDGTVLSLAVPALTADLGPTAEQVLWIGDIYSLALAGLLVLMGNLADRLGRKRVLLLGSVGFGLASLVAAFSTSAEMLIAARLLLGAAGATLMPSTLSLIRNMFPDDAERTRAIAIWSMAFGAGSAIGPLIGGFLLEHFWWGSVFLINVPVMVLVVASGIVLLPESRHPEPGRFDAVSAGLSMVAVVPVVYAITHIVGSGLTPLIAGCVVVGAGSGVLFVRRQRRLPNPMLDVDLFRRPAFSGAVAANVVAIFALSGLLFFFSQYLQFARGFSPLQAGMAELPSTIASVVVVALIGFLLRRLGRGRAIALGLAMAGTGLALIAIAESADAYVWLGLCLALIGFGIGLASTLTGDAIISAAPADRAGAVSAITETAQELGVVLGIAVLGSFLSARYRNNVSASIPDGIDPGVGAQVRDSLGSALNVLEPGSALAEAARAAFVAAMQSTTVVAAVLTFGAVVIAWRLIPSHRASDGR; via the coding sequence ATGACCCTTCGTCCCCACTCCGCATCCGTGCTGTCCGGGAGGCGCCGGTGGGCGGCGTTGGCCGTCCTCGGCGCCGCCGTGCTGCTGCTCGCCATCGACGGCACCGTGCTGTCGCTGGCCGTGCCGGCGCTCACCGCCGACCTCGGCCCCACGGCCGAACAGGTGCTGTGGATCGGCGACATCTACTCCCTGGCACTGGCCGGGTTGCTGGTGTTGATGGGTAACCTCGCCGACCGGCTCGGACGCAAGCGGGTGCTGCTGCTGGGCTCGGTGGGATTCGGGCTCGCCTCCCTGGTGGCCGCCTTCTCGACCTCCGCCGAGATGCTGATCGCCGCCCGGCTGCTGCTGGGCGCGGCCGGCGCGACACTGATGCCTTCCACGCTGTCCCTCATCCGCAACATGTTCCCGGACGACGCCGAGCGCACCAGGGCGATCGCCATCTGGTCGATGGCCTTCGGTGCCGGCTCGGCCATCGGGCCCCTGATCGGCGGCTTCCTGCTGGAGCACTTCTGGTGGGGATCGGTGTTCCTCATCAACGTGCCGGTGATGGTACTCGTCGTGGCCTCGGGCATCGTCCTGCTCCCGGAGTCGCGGCACCCGGAGCCGGGGCGTTTCGACGCCGTGTCCGCAGGGCTGTCCATGGTCGCCGTCGTGCCCGTCGTGTACGCCATCACCCACATCGTCGGCTCGGGGCTCACCCCGCTGATCGCCGGTTGTGTGGTCGTCGGCGCCGGCAGCGGGGTGCTGTTCGTCCGGCGGCAGAGGAGGTTGCCGAATCCCATGCTGGACGTGGACCTGTTCCGGCGTCCGGCCTTCTCCGGGGCGGTGGCCGCGAACGTGGTCGCGATCTTCGCGCTCAGTGGGCTGCTGTTCTTCTTCTCCCAGTACCTCCAGTTCGCCCGCGGTTTCAGCCCCCTTCAAGCGGGCATGGCCGAGTTGCCGTCCACCATCGCGTCTGTCGTGGTGGTTGCCTTGATCGGGTTCCTGCTGCGGCGACTGGGGCGGGGCCGGGCCATCGCGCTGGGCCTGGCGATGGCAGGAACGGGGTTGGCCCTCATCGCGATCGCCGAGAGCGCGGACGCCTACGTGTGGCTGGGCCTGTGCCTGGCGCTCATCGGCTTCGGCATCGGGCTGGCCTCGACGCTGACAGGGGACGCCATCATCTCGGCGGCGCCCGCCGACAGGGCCGGAGCGGTCTCGGCGATCACCGAGACTGCCCAGGAACTCGGTGTGGTGCTCGGCATCGCCGTGCTCGGCTCCTTCCTGTCGGCCAGGTACCGGAACAACGTCTCGGCGTCCATCCCGGACGGGATCGATCCCGGGGTCGGCGCCCAGGTGCGGGACTCGCTCGGCTCGGCCCTCAACGTGCTGGAGCCCGGCTCGGCGCTGGCGGAGGCGGCGCGCGCGGCGTTCGTCGCGGCCATGCAGTCCACCACGGTGGTCGCCGCCGTCCTCACCTTCGGTGCCGTCGTCATCGCCTGGCGGCTGATTCCCTCGCACCGCGCGTCCGACGGCCGCTAG